From the Elusimicrobiales bacterium genome, the window ATGCGGGCGAATACGAGGTTATACTGCCGCACGGAGCCACATTTAGAGTAATGGACACGCGAACGCTTCATTTCAATCCAGACATGGATTTATGTCTGGTGCAATTGTGCTCTGATTCCTGTGAATCCGACATACCAGCACGCGTCCTGGACTTCTGGCGGAACTACACGCTGTCTCGGAAATAGTGCGAAATCACATTTATAATCTGCAAATTATTCAATCCGGTAGAAATTATTGAGAAGATAACAGCAACAAAAATAGCCTGAAAGTTTCAGTTGGCGTGGGGACCGAGGCGAAAAAGCGCGAAATAATAGACTTGCTCCCGAATAATTTTTTGGGCAAAAATCACGGCTTTTGGCCTGCAACTTCGCGGCCATCGGCTTACACACCCCGCCGGAGTGTGCTCGCCTCTGTCCGCTGCGTTGCAGGCCAAAATCCTGTCTTTTTGCCTCATAAACCTTATTCGGGAGCAAGTCTAATGCCGGACAAAATTATCCGCGCGCGCTTCGCTGCGCGAAAAAATAATTTTGTGAAGGCAGCATAAAGCAGTTTTTCGCAGAATCCCGCAATCCAACTGAAACATTCAGGTTTGCCGGAGCGTGCGGGTGAATTTTTCCACCGCCAGGCTCCAGTGCTGTATTTCAATGCCCAGCTCCCTGCTGATGGCGGCGTTTGACATGGCCGAGAAAAGCGGCCTTTTCGCCGGAAGGTTGAAATCGGCGGTTTTGGCGGGAATGAGGGTTCTTTTCATGTTCATGGCGGCAAGGGCCTTTTCCGCCCACTCGTAGCGAGAGCAGAAGCCGCCGCTGGCCAGATGCCGCAGGCCGAAAATGCCGGAATCAACCGCTTTCAACGTTATCTCCGCGATGTCTTCGGTGTATGTGGGGACGGAAATCTCGTCGTCTGAAATTTTCAATTCGCTTTGCTTTTCGGCCCATTGCCGCAGCTTGAACATGAAATTCTGGCTGCCCCGCCCGAATACCCAGCTGAGCCTTAAAATCAGGTGGCGCGCGCCGCTTTCGCGCACGGCTTCCTCGCCCAGCAGCTTGCCGCGTCCGTAATTATTCAGCGGGTTTGCCGGATCCGTCTCTATATACGGCGCGGCTTTTGCGCCGTCAAACACATAATCCGTGCCGAAATGCACAATCGTTGCGCCGCAGCTTTTGGCGGCGGCGGCCAGGTTTTGCGGCCCCAGCACGTTGGCGCGGAAGGCGTCCTGCGGCGCGGTTTCGGCCTTGTCCACAACGGTGTAGGCCGCGCAGTTGATTATCAGCGACGGCTTGAAGGCGGACACAGCCTCCGCCGTTTTGGCGGCATCGGCTATGTCAAGCGTGTCTATGTCATAAGCGGCGCAGTCCGCGCCGGTTCTTTCAAGACGCGCCAGGAAGGCGGCGCCAAGCTGGCCTTTGGAGCCGGTCAGAAAAACTCTCATGGCAGACAATATCATAAAACAGAGCATTTTCTAATTGAATAATGAGCCTGAAATCTCTCGTCGTGGCTCCGTCGGGATATTTTTTGCCATGCCTCCCGTTTTGATTGATTTTACCGTGTCTTTTTCCTCCGCTTCGCGCAGAATTCTGT encodes:
- the rfbD gene encoding dTDP-4-dehydrorhamnose reductase; the encoded protein is MRVFLTGSKGQLGAAFLARLERTGADCAAYDIDTLDIADAAKTAEAVSAFKPSLIINCAAYTVVDKAETAPQDAFRANVLGPQNLAAAAKSCGATIVHFGTDYVFDGAKAAPYIETDPANPLNNYGRGKLLGEEAVRESGARHLILRLSWVFGRGSQNFMFKLRQWAEKQSELKISDDEISVPTYTEDIAEITLKAVDSGIFGLRHLASGGFCSRYEWAEKALAAMNMKRTLIPAKTADFNLPAKRPLFSAMSNAAISRELGIEIQHWSLAVEKFTRTLRQT